In a single window of the Elaeis guineensis isolate ETL-2024a chromosome 6, EG11, whole genome shotgun sequence genome:
- the LOC105059999 gene encoding myb family transcription factor EFM isoform X2 codes for MGSVTPELGLDLKLCAMKSASGFLKEAWAIEKGEGRMAKVEECVKSLEEERRKIEAFKLIQGLKEELEQCRMDGYAMSGNVLEEFMPIKSKFEEEDRVKFEDDTKDKMNWMSSAQLWSDNYSDEKKDSTPTDEKRIAEKRVGEPDHETSSLESRGRSGGGAFVPFKGLSALAANARKEEKPAVGLPDLFLLSPGIKDSRSVPAVTDDHRGSDVISKATVRAPAPSPLAAAGAHLSLHAQQQTQRKPRRCWSPELHRRFVAALQHLGGAQVATPKQIRELMKVDGLTNDEVKSHLQKYRLHTRKVPNASAAVNHSVVVMGDLWVPQEHYSTSQKSASQSGSPQSPLQLAGAGHTISITAGDSCEEEDGKSESYSWK; via the exons ATGGGCTCGGTGACGCCGGAACTCGGGTTGGATTTGAAGCTCTGCGCCATGAAGAGCGCGAGCGGTTTTCTGAAGGAGGCCTGGGCGATTGAGAAAGGAGAAGGGAGGATGGCAAAGGTGGAGGAGTGCGTGAAGAGCTTagaggaggagaggaggaagaTCGAGGCGTTTAAAC TGATCCAGGGGTTGAAGGAGGAGCTGGAGCAATGCCGGATGGACGGATACGCGATGTCCGGCAATGTCCTCGAAGAATTCATGCCCATTAAGAGTAAATTCGAGGAGGAGGACAGGGTAAAGTTTGAAGACGATACCAAGGATAAGATGAACTGGATGAGCTCCGCCCAGCTCTGGAGCGACAATTACAGCGATGAGAAAAAAGACAGCACCCCCACCGACGAGAAGAGAATCGCCGAAAAG AGAGTTGGAGAGCCCGATCACGAGACCTCGTCGCTGGAATCCAGAGGTCGGAGCGGGGGAGGCGCATTCGTGCCGTTCAAAGGCCTATCGGCGCTCGCCGCGAACGCGAGGAAGGAGGAAAAGCCGGCGGTGGGGTTGCCGGACCTCTTCCTGCTGTCCCCTGGGATCAAGGACTCTCGCTCGGTTCCGGCTGTGACCGACGACCACCGTGGTAGTGACGTGATCTCCAAAGCCACCGTGAGAGCACCGGCGCCGTCGCCGCTGGCCGCGGCCGGCGCCCATCTCAGCTTGCATGCCCAGCAGCAGACCCAAAGGAAGCCTCGGCGGTGCTGGTCGCCGGAGCTGCATCGCCGCTTCGTGGCCGCCCTCCAGCATCTCGGCGGTGCCCAAG TGGCTACCCCAAAGCAGATCAGAGAACTGATGAAGGTTGATGGGCTCACAAATGATGAAGTGAAGAGCCATTTGCAG AAATATCGATTACACACTCGAAAGGTGCCGAATGCTTCAGCTGCAGTGAACCATTCTGTTGTCGTTATGGGAGACTTATGGGTTCCCCAGGAGCACTATTCTACTTCACAGAAGAGTGCTTCCCAATCTGGCTCTCCGCAAAGCCCTCTTCAACTAGCTGGTGCTGGCCACACAATCTCCATTACTGCTGGAGATAGCTGCGAGGAAGAAGATGGGAAATCAGAGAGCTACAGCTGGAAATGA
- the LOC105059999 gene encoding myb family transcription factor EFM isoform X1 yields MGSVTPELGLDLKLCAMKSASGFLKEAWAIEKGEGRMAKVEECVKSLEEERRKIEAFKRELPLCMHLIGDVIQGLKEELEQCRMDGYAMSGNVLEEFMPIKSKFEEEDRVKFEDDTKDKMNWMSSAQLWSDNYSDEKKDSTPTDEKRIAEKRVGEPDHETSSLESRGRSGGGAFVPFKGLSALAANARKEEKPAVGLPDLFLLSPGIKDSRSVPAVTDDHRGSDVISKATVRAPAPSPLAAAGAHLSLHAQQQTQRKPRRCWSPELHRRFVAALQHLGGAQVATPKQIRELMKVDGLTNDEVKSHLQKYRLHTRKVPNASAAVNHSVVVMGDLWVPQEHYSTSQKSASQSGSPQSPLQLAGAGHTISITAGDSCEEEDGKSESYSWK; encoded by the exons ATGGGCTCGGTGACGCCGGAACTCGGGTTGGATTTGAAGCTCTGCGCCATGAAGAGCGCGAGCGGTTTTCTGAAGGAGGCCTGGGCGATTGAGAAAGGAGAAGGGAGGATGGCAAAGGTGGAGGAGTGCGTGAAGAGCTTagaggaggagaggaggaagaTCGAGGCGTTTAAACGTGAGCTTCCCCTCTGCATGCATCTTATCGGCGATG TGATCCAGGGGTTGAAGGAGGAGCTGGAGCAATGCCGGATGGACGGATACGCGATGTCCGGCAATGTCCTCGAAGAATTCATGCCCATTAAGAGTAAATTCGAGGAGGAGGACAGGGTAAAGTTTGAAGACGATACCAAGGATAAGATGAACTGGATGAGCTCCGCCCAGCTCTGGAGCGACAATTACAGCGATGAGAAAAAAGACAGCACCCCCACCGACGAGAAGAGAATCGCCGAAAAG AGAGTTGGAGAGCCCGATCACGAGACCTCGTCGCTGGAATCCAGAGGTCGGAGCGGGGGAGGCGCATTCGTGCCGTTCAAAGGCCTATCGGCGCTCGCCGCGAACGCGAGGAAGGAGGAAAAGCCGGCGGTGGGGTTGCCGGACCTCTTCCTGCTGTCCCCTGGGATCAAGGACTCTCGCTCGGTTCCGGCTGTGACCGACGACCACCGTGGTAGTGACGTGATCTCCAAAGCCACCGTGAGAGCACCGGCGCCGTCGCCGCTGGCCGCGGCCGGCGCCCATCTCAGCTTGCATGCCCAGCAGCAGACCCAAAGGAAGCCTCGGCGGTGCTGGTCGCCGGAGCTGCATCGCCGCTTCGTGGCCGCCCTCCAGCATCTCGGCGGTGCCCAAG TGGCTACCCCAAAGCAGATCAGAGAACTGATGAAGGTTGATGGGCTCACAAATGATGAAGTGAAGAGCCATTTGCAG AAATATCGATTACACACTCGAAAGGTGCCGAATGCTTCAGCTGCAGTGAACCATTCTGTTGTCGTTATGGGAGACTTATGGGTTCCCCAGGAGCACTATTCTACTTCACAGAAGAGTGCTTCCCAATCTGGCTCTCCGCAAAGCCCTCTTCAACTAGCTGGTGCTGGCCACACAATCTCCATTACTGCTGGAGATAGCTGCGAGGAAGAAGATGGGAAATCAGAGAGCTACAGCTGGAAATGA